Genomic window (Papilio machaon chromosome 12, ilPapMach1.1, whole genome shotgun sequence):
ttaatttaaaaacactgaTACTAATTAGTTCTTAGACTTTCAGTTCAGGATACCTAGGTAAAGTCCTGAAGATAATACACGTATTGAAGATTACttctttcttctctttttGAAACAACCTTCTCGTTCAACAAAACGATGATTGAATGTTCAACCGACCTTATTCTACCTTCCAcctcacaatatttttttctatcccTCTCCCTGACAACTCAAAGTGTTGTCAGTACAAAATGTTTGAATTGCCATTTATTATCGGCTTGGAAAGTCTTTTtgcattacaatttaattaaatgtcaattAGCAAACCCTAACATTAATTCACACTAGAACTAACTGGCTCTTTAGTCCTTCTCCCCTTTTGCATTCATTTTGTGTCAAATCGAGAGTTATGTTAGAGACTATTTCTTCTacaatttctaaaatatttataatattaggtagTATTACTTGGTTTAGATTGGTTAACAAATATTGGTTTCCTTAAATATCTCTGAAAAGCATGCCACCGCCCTTGTATGCCAAGTCGAAATTGCATATCTAGGTTAATCAATATGGGCGATGACATAGTTCGTTACATGAATTTGATAagcataatattaaatgtatgtataaattcCTAGGTAGGTATATATTTGTGttgtttatgtatgtatgtattgtaaaatatttgatttaatatttattttaagcacAATGAAATCTACAACTACCAACATAACAAATGTTTCTGATTTGAAAACGTGACATGAATATTTGTTCGTGAGGAAAgtgttaaaaatttgtattaatacagcAAGATATGGTGATAGAACATGTTAATATATAAGGAAATACAGTCTTTCTCCTGTACTCTTACTCTCCATTCGTTGCCAActagtacatacatatatatgtttatttttaggatACTCAGAGGAATATGACTAGATGTGAGAGATATGAAATATCAGAATACCTAACAACTATAAAATAACGTACGAAtactaaatattgtttaaattaaatagttcaGTGATGTCAGTAGATTAATAATGCAAAGAACGCACAAAGCGAGGGATGCAATTTGCCTAAATATTTAGCTGTGGAATGCGATATTAAACAGGGCGGATAAGTCGATTACGTGAGTCTATGGCGCGGATTACATCGGATAATTGGAACGAGTGGTCGCGGCCGGCAAGGCACCCGGGACCCGGCACCGGCATACAGCCTCCTTTGTTCTATTCATCTCCGCTCTCTGGCCGACAACTGATTGCAAGTGAAACAAACCGCGAGCCTTACCTACCTTGTCGTCATGCAATTTAACTCGCCTTTGTTTTGTACAACGTTTAGATTGTCTGTTATTCATCGCAACTCGACCTCTACTAGTGATACCTAACAATACTGGCTTCGAGTCGAATGAGTATTTTTTCGCgtaatttgttttgtctttTGCGTATTGAAactaattttaagttttttacattttaagatCAGGCCCATAGGCACTACTATGGGTCCGgttataaaaaacatcaaaatctgcaataatatttataaacagcaACTCACAAAGTGCCTCCTCAATTGTTGATAGTATGTTACATATAGTAGCATCattggtaaattaaatttagcttGAAGTAATGGTTTTTTAATGTGAACTTATCTAAAAGAGACCCTTTAGTATTATAATCccagttaatattaaattattatacatagcTTTCTCATGAGAATATTACTGGATTTTTCAATATCTATATCGTGAAGTTGTTATAGTTGAAACCCAAGCTACTTGGAGCTTCGGGCGTTGTCTGTTATTACAGACAGCGGCAAACAGTATTcgaacttaaaattttatgtgtaTAGATTATTCCTGCttagttacaattaaataattaagtgtaTTGTTCTTTCATCAAAGTGCACTTGATTAAAGGttctattgtaaattaaaatcaacgcctattaaaatttaatagcaaagtagaaacaaaacatttttaccgCTACGGAAGAACTACTATATTCTTATAtcttatcttaatattattatatgttgcagcatattattaaaaatagaaccaAAAGAACAAAGAAATCTAAAGTTCCTTGTAGTCCCTCCTCTCTTCTTCAATGGCTGGACTTTAAATGTAGTTCGAGTACTGTCGTATGTTGTAGTTGGAAGTAcctaattaataactttttaaaatgataaatgaaGGGCTTAAATTTTGTCTTAGCCAATGTGAAAAAGATTTATGCATTTACTAATGCGTTATAaggtacatattttaatgctAATAATGAGTTTTACGTTACGTTACCAAGGCTATTTCGACGAGCGGCCGATGGTATTGGGGACGGTTTTGCGGCAAGCGGGCTCGCGTCACTTAGCGCCTGCACTTAACGTTGACCCTGAACCATTGTCgcaatgaataaataatgttaccCACTTGCGAAAAAAACAACcaatgaaaatttatgtttatacaCTTTGTCGTTAGATCACATTGCTAGAACATGTTTGTGATCTCAGCATTATTTGCCATATTAAGTGAAAGTAAttgtttaaatcaattaatggAAAAtgcgcaatttttttttcgaataatTGCTATTTGTATTTGGTGTACCAAGCTaactattattacataaaattcatAGAAGACTTTAATCTTAAATCTAATCAGATTCAAACTGTCTGATTATGTAAcgtattttcacaaaaaataaatagttgggtattattaaagtaaataataaaaaccattAATGCaacatagttttattattattaccatcGTCAAACATCTTTTATTGGATTACAACTAACCCTTAGAACTTAATATATAGGACAGCtaactacaaaattaaaagttacctTAGGTCATATTTCATGCctgttcaaattaaaatacagtgaaatgaaaaaaataggtCCTGATTGtgcaatattaaaagaaattaagatCCATATCAcaatacttaaaattttatagattaaaGAACAAGCTCTTATGTCTTTTTcttgattacaaaaaaaaaaacacaattgtgCAGGGCGGTATTTATGGCAAGTGATTTTGTCACTTCAAAGGAACATAAAAATTGGTACAATTCCAGATTTGAAGTCCATCCTGGGAGCATATAGTTAGGTGATTCCGATTGTTATCACTGCGActgcttatatttttaataaatttatatcatcataattaataaaatcatattatattaactaaaaaattatattattctactctattaatttaagtaaaacaaaacaaattgaatttcTAAGAACAAAGAGAATTattcacaaaacattttataatatacactACAATAGACATATGAAGGGGCCATAAAGAGAAATCATTATGGTAGGAATTTGCAGTAAATAATCTAACAGCAAACTAAAATGCCTGATAGTAAAAATCAATGGTATGTCAAGTTTTCATCCAAACtacatttagttattaaattgcttattaGCTTCACTTATACAAGTACATTATACaacactataaaataattgttaagttCATATTTAGAGATAATACAAGGTGCTTTATAGATCTTGCAATTATGGCACAGAAAGTCTATAACTGTGAAATTCAGTAAAAATGTgactgaaaatattatattgtctacttgtttaatagtaattaaacttcacTAACCACAAAAAGCGAATTTATTCTGAATATATTTCTTCTGAAAAGAGAAACATACATTTGAATACTGGATTATTATCAGGACCTTTATATTCAATAATCAGTCACCAACTTTCCAGAttagttcaattttatataaaaaaaattgaagtgaCATAGAACAAGTTAAAGTTGAGATAAAAAGTATctaattattgaattatttacaatttaccttttttacattttataaatgaagctaaatatgcaatttaataatgttacacagttgtttttatttatctaacatCCAAAGCTCAAATATTTGATCCTTCACCTCATTTGGTAATTGAATACATATATGAGGAAAAAATATTCTGACTTTAACCTTCTCATGTATGTttgtgttatatatttatgtgaaatcacaaaatatatatttacagtaTGAGTAATGAGTAATTGTTATTTGACAACCTttaattgcaaaatattttttaaaatatttttagcaaaGGCCAAAGAAATttaccaattttaaaaatacatgctGTTATTTATCTTCAAGTTATAGTGATGAATTGTGAATTCAAATTGTTGAaacatctgtaaaaaaaatagatagtatataatttatcatgGGTAGTGTGTTATTGAAGCtcgataataattattgaaattaacatttccCATGTCAGCTTCaagaatttaagtaaaatcaatttaaaaataattttagtcaaAAAAAGTCAAAGCTAGATCAGTATACATCTTTAGactatatatgttttaattacttatgtGCAGATATAAGTTTTCTAGGTTAAAGTCAgtcatttttacatttgtgaCACAAaatcacaagttttttttacaatatcctCACAACAATAACATCCAAGAGATAATTACACCATATTTTAAGATACAAAACACTAATGGAAAACTGAAATGAGAGTTTCACCACTCTGCATCACCATTGGctttttgaaaaacaaaatcctTTCCACCTAAATTCATAATACCATCCTTAAGATAGAACTTCCACCTGTTCCGACTGCGGGTTATCTTGTCGTACTGGCAAACTACTACATTGTCGGTGTCAAACATGTCTCCCGGCTCTTCATCTGAGACATCGTCTCCTGAGTTTAAAGGTTCCTCTTCCGCCCCACCACTTTCATCTCTTTCTTCTTCCTCCTCTTCTGCACGTTCCTCAGCAGATTCCTCATCCTCGTCATCATCACCACCACCGTCTTCTGAGCCATCTCCTACATTAGAACCTTCATCATCTGAGGAATCCATAGCACCATCTAAGGAAAATGGTGCAGCATTGCTGCGGCCTCCTCCGCCTCCATCAAAATCATTTTGTTGCCCCGCTAGAGCAGAGGTGATATGTTGCTGTAGCAATGTAGCAGCTAATTGTGGTGGTAGATTAACAGTcgcattaattatatttccagTCAAaacttgatgtaatttgttcCCATGAAGAGCTGCAGCAGGGATTTGGATAGTAAATGAGCGTGCCTGAGATCCTGGCACTCCAGCCTGTGGCGGCAGTGTCAGCTGCACGGCCACTTTGTGGTTGGGGTCCAAAACTTGATGCTGAGGATGTGCACCAGGAACAGTAGGAGCTGGAGCGGCATGGCCCACTCCGC
Coding sequences:
- the LOC106711661 gene encoding transcription initiation factor IIA subunit 1, coding for MTSSQQSVLKLYNTVVDDVIAGVRDCFLDDGVDEQVLQELKQLWKTKLTSSGAMDPPQVDNYLPPQPPVLQNFQKANGNNLIPKRADTHMPQQSSSQQNSGVGHAAPAPTVPGAHPQHQVLDPNHKVAVQLTLPPQAGVPGSQARSFTIQIPAAALHGNKLHQVLTGNIINATVNLPPQLAATLLQQHITSALAGQQNDFDGGGGGRSNAAPFSLDGAMDSSDDEGSNVGDGSEDGGGDDDEDEESAEERAEEEEEERDESGGAEEEPLNSGDDVSDEEPGDMFDTDNVVVCQYDKITRSRNRWKFYLKDGIMNLGGKDFVFQKANGDAEW